A portion of the Coturnix japonica isolate 7356 chromosome 4, Coturnix japonica 2.1, whole genome shotgun sequence genome contains these proteins:
- the LCORL gene encoding ligand-dependent nuclear receptor corepressor-like protein isoform X1: protein MEKGTDRMAAAAPAPPAAASQCRSPRCTAERRGVRRELDSWRHRLMHCVGFESILEGLYGPRLRRDLSLFEDCEPEELTDWSMDEKCSFCNLHKETVSDRASVIGSSQSTPIEELSSQGQSNTDKIECQAENYLNALFRKKDLPQNCDPNIPLVAQELMKKMIRQFAIEYISKSSKIQENRNGSSFEPSLICKSIQVNQTENSLQEEQDSPLDLTVNRTQEQNTQQGDGVLDLSTKKSARLEEPKYDPLCSENSVSGSSSTADANSEETTSLEKEKSALNKVLESFCSYHWQQTLAMLKFLMQDENIPLVCSCKQTHSVHSESPSFLTEEDVHVSFCNCKGHMITKRCCLQNQIPNTYLPPLPICIKDFHSLSCQAVAIGCFKTMVNKACSSHKYCAEQLQNSTKHSVKAVACASSFKDCDLLNSIKNSNRSRSPSPPPLSPVQDKEFETVEGSIMDFPVLDNNKPEISINQPPYLLPAEGSSGEFEYENQTCGGKVTEYSVGTSQTTDEDNNYTNSEKAEKGEHAIFQDLMDRINEKLKSIDTTDIAAIPVKYSSSDRAPENDVKFGDFIASLLHNAKASDYSFMELLHQHDKQMENKIIQTRFRKRQETLFAMYNSPDSPYIRRQSLQIKRQLASLDETLVKRKSISERNAKKSAKNFDKLYPNKRHRLTVIEDKALQCLESNPYMNCHTKQVCFPVRQTESFKLPLANFQTSSDFLVLSEDSAFAANQAKCAKTQGDFATLKETDQIPLHGESNRTPGRTKRNVVPPGWYSVYVTNNIVFRKSSDAKKSLECLEKMQMNEDVHAERCCNINISKIVRDTNLQVVVERLEDTINLAKKANSSWLNSYKISQKVKDNDYEQVMSPLARRDFPFSVGEMGCTGQSFLSHSHLSNSNKSKTVCVTTSKQEMVIDQEINGSLLKSLSIDSSSSASSSEALHTTSEAREIPSSLSYSSPVKLMFVSEVNSSEGVKYTLTSATTSCKGSADICSFQGYTSTVLEKQTTENLSHAIRVNDFENSAKEESSCACAEAITDACAVGQTNLNDSKQNEVAEKLSNSGESVLKRKPGRPKKIGPQVVKQVKRPIGRPPKPKVDITERRECRAELNSDGKSTKSDASVIEEVNSNKNITVTVVFGRSRRTKRHVSESNLNVISTQPREQVDFIFANDHSKVRHSTETENALTEIVKALQNSSTENVVSGYDYVRPIKSNFTSPHPCSNSIRPVKKPLTTIRKPGRPAKVKISGISVTVNRVSPQERKVSISNCLPPLQQQNLLEKNISQERNNQLCSNMSQVKSVQKDSREDGSNSVTTTVPRKREIPLRHSVRDRKPSLHFLHSLASSSAFTCRSALLHKSYKLHLRKAKDQKEKRRQSSQSVTSTDTSEMRNSGNSEKNSEDGDFGPINDVSSDPIFSSKPSLRWWATSASSDTLMEELNNRFEQITNTWLRVGGNEFDKCVCENRDPTEQDCNSEMSNPLDSCLVEIETSPIKMLFQKKCNMNELCTWFMQTTETQSLSLVRKANARNPLEVVSTRDIKMETKQSDLSTCLFRKHFKKFALSSPSKPAGKLQILHNMVRSPVLSVKNNFTLARLKRNEFKKLQHDRWGQTKKKLYCQAPGGWKSKKKNLQLFCQSQLFKSTSGESGDGMPVLQEKNTVEIQPTQALVESQSSLLPTENEARDAFVQQMMGPSDFNPHPGLANILKSHAETNGTIHCQQNVRKGQSQDKLFPNTWKAKTFKDCRIFLRKINHIEQRNSFKLNNVIYSPEAVESKSHQAYLEEKRHPLLRSHSTKQNALKKQENEMEAPKGSNSSKVTERLDDQFHSRELSNGVNHDDNPAGSSEVLIRINKRKSPQWETTDTNVRKRHKRQSYSSGQMAAYYPKCQVGKFLFPPSP, encoded by the exons ACTGTGAGCCAGAAGAGCTAACTGACTGGTCTATGGATGAGAAATGTTCCTTTTGTAATTTACACAAAGAAACAGTCAGT GATCGTGCATCTGTTATCGGTTCTTCACAGTCAACGCCTATAGAGGAACTTTCATCTCAGGGCCAGTCCAACACTGATAAGATTGAATGCCAAGCAGAAAACTATCTAAATGCACTCTTTCGAAAGAAAG ATCTTCCTCAGAACTGTGATCCTAACATTCCCCTAGTTGCTCAggaattaatgaaaaaaatgatccGCCAGTTTGCAATTGAGTACATTTCAAAAAGTAGCAAAAttcaagagaacagaaatggtTCATCATTTGAACCGAGTCTGATATGTAAAAGTATCCAAGTGAACCAAACGGAAAACTCCCTTCAGGAAGAGCAGGATAGCCCTCTAGACCTCACTGTGAATCGAACTCAAGAACAGAATACTCAGCAAG GGGATGGAGTGCTAGATCTCTCTACAAAGAAAAGCGCAAGGTTGGAAGAGCCAAAATACGATCCCTTGTGTTCTGAAAACTCGGTGTCTGG ttcaagCTCAACAGCTGATGCAAATTCAGAGGAAACTACTagtttggaaaaagaaaaatcagcattaaACAAAGTTTTGGAGTCTTTTTGTTCATATCACTGGCAACAGACTTTGGCCATGTTAAAATTTTTAATGCAAGATGAAAATATTCCTCTAGTTTGCAGTTGCAAACAGACACATTCAGTCCACTCTGAATCTCCCAGTTTCCTTACTGAAGAAGATGttcatgtttcattttgcaaTTGCAAAGGACATATGATAACAAAAAGGTGCTGTTTACAAAATCAAATCCCAAACACTTATTTACCACCTCTGCCTATTTGTATTAAAGATTTCCATTCTTTGTCATGCCAAGCTGTAGCAATTGGATGTTTTAAGACCATGGTGAACAAAGCATGTAGTTCTCATAAGTATTGTGCTGAACAATTGCAAAATTCTACCAAGCATTCTGTGAAAGCAGTAGCATGTGCATCTTCATTTAAGGACTGTGATCTGttaaacagcattaaaaattcaaatagaTCTCGCAGCCCGTCACCGCCACCACTGTCACCTGTGCAGGATAAAGAATTTGAGACAGTGGAAGGATCAATCATGGATTTTCCAGTTTTAGACAATAACAAGCCTGAAATATCGATCAACCAGCCTCCATACCTCTTGCCAGCTGAAGGAAGCAGTGGAGAATTTGAATATGAAAACCAAACTTGTGGAGGAAAAGTAACTGAATATTCAGTTGGAACATCGCAAACAACAGATGAAGACAACAATTATACAAATTCTGAGAAGGCTGAGAAAGGTGAACATGCCATTTTCCAAGACTTAATGGATCGTATTAATGAAAAGTTAAAGTCAATAGACACCACAGATATAGCAGCAATTCCTGTAAAATATTCTAGCAGTGACAGGGCACCAGAAAACGATGTAAAATTTGGAGACTTTATAGCCTCTCTTTTGCATAACGCAAAGGCAAGCGATTATAGTTTTATGGAATTACTTCACCAACACGataagcaaatggaaaataaaataatccaaaCAAGATTTCGGAAGCGTCAGGAAACTTTATTTGCAATGTATAATTCTCCTGATTCACCATATATTCGACGACAGTCTTTGCAAATTAAGAGGCAGCTTGCAAGCCTTGATGAAACTCTTGTAAAAAGAAAGtcaatttctgaaagaaatgcaaagaaatctgCAAAGAATTTTGATAAGTTATACCCAAACAAAAGGCACAGGTTAACCGTGATAGAAGATAAAGCTTTGCAATGTCTTGAAAGTAATCCGTATATGAATTGCCATACCAAACAAGTATGTTTTCCAGTACGCCAAACAGAGTCTTTCAAACTACCTCTTGCTAATTTTCAAACCAGCTCTGACTTTCTAGTTCTTTCAGAAGATAGTGCTTTTGCAGCCAACCAGGCTAAATGTGCAAAAACTCAAGGAGATTTTGCAACTCTAAAAGAGACTGATCAGATTCCTCTGCATGGGGAAAGTAACAGAACCCCGGGCAGAACTAAACGCAACGTTGTGCCTCCTGGATGGTACTCTGTGTATGTAACAAACAATATTGTATTCAGAAAATCATCTGATGCAAAAAAGTCTTTGGAATGTTtggaaaaaatgcagatgaaTGAAGATGTCCATGCTGAAAGATGCTGCAACATAAATATAAGCAAAATTGTGAGAGACACAAATCTGCAAGTTGTTGTGGAGCGTTTAGAAGATACAATTAACTTAGCTAAAAAGGCTAACAGCTCATGGTTGAATAGTTACAAAATAAGCCAAAAAGTAAAAGATAATGATTATGAACAGGTTATGAGCCCACTTGCTAGAAGAGACTTCCCTTTCAGTGTGGGTGAAATGGGATGCACAGGACAAAGCTTTCTTTCACATTCACATTTGTcaaacagcaataaaagcaaaactgtgtgtgtgacaacaagcaagcaagaaatGGTTATAGATCAAGAAATTAATGGCAGCCTTTTGAAGTCTCTGAGCATTGATTCATCTAGTTCTGCGTCCAGCAGTGAGGCCTTGCATACAACTTCTGAAGCTAGGGAAATACCATCTTCCTTAAGCTACTCAAGTCCTGTTAAGCTTATGTTTGTCTCAGAGGTTAATAGCAGTGAAGGCGTCAAATATACTTTGACATCTGCAACTACATCTTGTAAAGGAAGTGCAGatatttgttcatttcagggGTACACAAGCACTGTGTTAGAGAAACAGACCACAGAGAATCTTTCTCATGCAATTCGTGTCAATGATTTTGAAAACAGTGCCAAGGAGGAATCAAGCTGTGCTTGTGCAGAAGCAATTACAGATGCCTGTGCAGTTGGTCAAACTAACTTAAATgactcaaaacaaaatgaagttgCAGAGAAATTAAGCAATAGTGGtgaatctgttttaaaaagaaagcctgGTAGACCAAAGAAAATAGGTCCTCAAGTTGTTAAGCAGGTTAAGAGACCTATTGGGCGGCCTCCAAAACCAAAAGTAGATATAACTGAAAGGAGAGAATGTAGAGCTGAACTCAACAGCGATGGTAAAAGTACCAAATCTGATGCGTCAGTAATAGAAGAAgttaacagcaacaaaaatattacTGTGACAGTTGTCTTTGGCAGGTCAAGAAGAACTAAAAGACATGTTTCTGAGAGTAATCTAAATGTAATCAGCACTCAGCCCAGAGAACAGGTTGACTTCATTTTTGCCAATGACCACAGCAAAGTGAGGCATagcacagaaactgaaaatgctttgaCTGAAATAGTGAAAGCCTTACAGAATTCTTCTACTGAAAACGTGGTCTCTGGTTATGACTACGTTAGACCTATCAAGAGCAACTTCACATCACCACATCCTTGCAGCAACAGTATACGGCCAGTTAAGAAACCATTAACTACCATTCGAAAACCTGGCCGGCCAGCAAAAGTAAAGATCTCTGGCATATCTGTGACTGTTAATAGAGTTTCAcctcaggaaagaaaagtgagCATTAGCAACTGTTTGCCTCCTTTACAACAGCAGAACttgttagaaaaaaacatatcGCAGGAGAGAAACAATCAGCTGTGCAGTAATATGAGTCAAGTAAAGAGCGTGCAGAAAGATTCTAGAGAAGATGGATCGAACAGTGTTACTACAACGGTGCCAAGAAAACGTGAGATTCCATTGAGACACTCTGTTAGAGACAGAAAGCCCTCATTGCATTTCTTACATTCATTAGCATCCTCTAGTGCATTTACTTGTAGAAGTGCCTTGCTGCATAAATCTTACAAACTCCATTTGAGAAAAGCTAAAGATCAAAAGGAAAAACGTAGGCAATCAAGTCAGAGCGTGACATCTACGGATAcctcagaaatgagaaattcaggaaattcagaaaagaattctGAGGACGGTGATTTTGGGCCCATTAATGATGTGTCATCGGATCCCATTTTTTCATCAAAGCCTTCTCTCAGGTGGTGGGCTACTTCCGCTTCAAGTGACACTTTAATGGAAGAACTAAATAATAGATTTGAACAGATAACTAATACCTGGTTGCGAGTGGGGGGAAATGAGTTTGATAAATGTGTATGTGAAAACAGGGATCCCACTGAACAAGACTGTAACAGTGAAATGTCAAACCCTTTAGACTCCTGCCTTGTAGAAATCGAAACATCAcctataaaaatgctttttcagaaaAAGTGTAACATGAATGAGCTCTGCACCTGGTTTATGCAAACTACAGAAACACAGTCTCTCTCACTAGTGAGAAAGGCAAATGCTCGCAATCCTTTAGAAGTAGTTAGTACTAGGGACATAAAGATGGAAACTAAGCAATCTGATCTTAGTACTTGCCTTTTCagaaagcactttaaaaagtTTGCACTATCCTCTCCTTCAAAACCAGCAGGGAAGCTACAAATATTACATAATATGGTGAGGTCTCCAGTTTTAAGcgtgaaaaataatttcacgTTAGccagattaaaaagaaatgaatttaaaaagttACAGCATGATAGGTGGGgacaaaccaaaaaaaagctGTATTGCCAGGCTCCTGGAGGCTGgaaatcaaaaaagaaaaatttacagCTTTTTTGCCAAAGCCAGTTGTTTAAAAGTACAAGTGGGGAAAGCGGTGATGGAATGCCTGtgctccaggaaaaaaatacagtagaaatCCAGCCCACTCAAGCTTTGGTAGAATCTCAGAGTAGCCTCTTGCCAACTGAGAATGAAGCCAGAGATGCATTTGTTCAACAGATGATGGGACCTTCTGACTTTAACCCACATCCCGGTTTAGCAAACATACTTAAGTCACACGCAGAGACAAATGGAACAATTCATTGCCAACAGAATGTTAGAAAAGGACAAAGCCAAGATAAACTGTTTCCAAATACATGGAAAGCCAAAACCTTTAAAGATTGTagaatatttctgagaaaaatcaaCCATATTGAGCAACGCAATTCATTTAAGTTAAATAATGTCATTTATTCTCCTGAAGCTGTTGAAAGTAAAAGCCATCAGGcctatttggaagaaaaaagacatccTCTTTTGAGGTCCCACTCTACTAAGcaaaatgcattaaagaaacaagagaacGAAATGGAAGCACCTAAAGGATCTAATTCTTCTAAAGTGACTGAAAGACTGGATGACCAGTTTCACAGCAGAGAATTAAGTAATGGTGTAAACCATGATGATAATCCTGCTGGTAGTTCTGAAGTTCTTAtcagaataaacaaaagaaaaagtccaCAATGGGAGACCACTGATACAAATGTAAGAAAAAGGCATAAGAGACAATCATACAGTAGTGGACAAATGGCAGCTTATTACCCAAAGTGCCAAGTAGGTAAGTTCCTGTTCCCCCCCTCACCTTAA
- the LCORL gene encoding ligand-dependent nuclear receptor corepressor-like protein isoform X2 yields the protein MEKGTDRMAAAAPAPPAAASQCRSPRCTAERRGVRRELDSWRHRLMHCVGFESILEGLYGPRLRRDLSLFEDCEPEELTDWSMDEKCSFCNLHKETVSDRASVIGSSQSTPIEELSSQGQSNTDKIECQAENYLNALFRKKDLPQNCDPNIPLVAQELMKKMIRQFAIEYISKSSKIQENRNGSSFEPSLICKSIQVNQTENSLQEEQDSPLDLTVNRTQEQNTQQGDGVLDLSTKKSARLEEPKYDPLCSENSVSGSSSTADANSEETTSLEKEKSALNKVLESFCSYHWQQTLAMLKFLMQDENIPLVCSCKQTHSVHSESPSFLTEEDVHVSFCNCKGHMITKRCCLQNQIPNTYLPPLPICIKDFHSLSCQAVAIGCFKTMVNKACSSHKYCAEQLQNSTKHSVKAVACASSFKDCDLLNSIKNSNRSRSPSPPPLSPVQDKEFETVEGSIMDFPVLDNNKPEISINQPPYLLPAEGSSGEFEYENQTCGGKVTEYSVGTSQTTDEDNNYTNSEKAEKGEHAIFQDLMDRINEKLKSIDTTDIAAIPVKYSSSDRAPENDVKFGDFIASLLHNAKASDYSFMELLHQHDKQMENKIIQTRFRKRQETLFAMYNSPDSPYIRRQSLQIKRQLASLDETLVKRKSISERNAKKSAKNFDKLYPNKRHRLTVIEDKALQCLESNPYMNCHTKQVCFPVRQTESFKLPLANFQTSSDFLVLSEDSAFAANQAKCAKTQGDFATLKETDQIPLHGESNRTPGRTKRNVVPPGWYSVYVTNNIVFRKSSDAKKSLECLEKMQMNEDVHAERCCNINISKIVRDTNLQVVVERLEDTINLAKKANSSWLNSYKISQKVKDNDYEQVMSPLARRDFPFSVGEMGCTGQSFLSHSHLSNSNKSKTVCVTTSKQEMVIDQEINGSLLKSLSIDSSSSASSSEALHTTSEAREIPSSLSYSSPVKLMFVSEVNSSEGVKYTLTSATTSCKGSADICSFQGYTSTVLEKQTTENLSHAIRVNDFENSAKEESSCACAEAITDACAVGQTNLNDSKQNEVAEKLSNSGESVLKRKPGRPKKIGPQVVKQVKRPIGRPPKPKVDITERRECRAELNSDGKSTKSDASVIEEVNSNKNITVTVVFGRSRRTKRHVSESNLNVISTQPREQVDFIFANDHSKVRHSTETENALTEIVKALQNSSTENVVSGYDYVRPIKSNFTSPHPCSNSIRPVKKPLTTIRKPGRPAKVKISGISVTVNRVSPQERKVSISNCLPPLQQQNLLEKNISQERNNQLCSNMSQVKSVQKDSREDGSNSVTTTVPRKREIPLRHSVRDRKPSLHFLHSLASSSAFTCRSALLHKSYKLHLRKAKDQKEKRRQSSQSVTSTDTSEMRNSGNSEKNSEDGDFGPINDVSSDPIFSSKPSLRWWATSASSDTLMEELNNRFEQITNTWLRVGGNEFDKCVCENRDPTEQDCNSEMSNPLDSCLVEIETSPIKMLFQKKCNMNELCTWFMQTTETQSLSLVRKANARNPLEVVSTRDIKMETKQSDLSTCLFRKHFKKFALSSPSKPAGKLQILHNMVRSPVLSVKNNFTLARLKRNEFKKLQHDRWGQTKKKLYCQAPGGWKSKKKNLQLFCQSQLFKSTSGESGDGMPVLQEKNTVEIQPTQALVESQSSLLPTENEARDAFVQQMMGPSDFNPHPGLANILKSHAETNGTIHCQQNVRKGQSQDKLFPNTWKAKTFKDCRIFLRKINHIEQRNSFKLNNVIYSPEAVESKSHQAYLEEKRHPLLRSHSTKQNALKKQENEMEAPKGSNSSKVTERLDDQFHSRELSNGVNHDDNPAGSSEVLIRINKRKSPQWETTDTNVRKRHKRQSYSSGQMAAYYPKCQVARYK from the exons ACTGTGAGCCAGAAGAGCTAACTGACTGGTCTATGGATGAGAAATGTTCCTTTTGTAATTTACACAAAGAAACAGTCAGT GATCGTGCATCTGTTATCGGTTCTTCACAGTCAACGCCTATAGAGGAACTTTCATCTCAGGGCCAGTCCAACACTGATAAGATTGAATGCCAAGCAGAAAACTATCTAAATGCACTCTTTCGAAAGAAAG ATCTTCCTCAGAACTGTGATCCTAACATTCCCCTAGTTGCTCAggaattaatgaaaaaaatgatccGCCAGTTTGCAATTGAGTACATTTCAAAAAGTAGCAAAAttcaagagaacagaaatggtTCATCATTTGAACCGAGTCTGATATGTAAAAGTATCCAAGTGAACCAAACGGAAAACTCCCTTCAGGAAGAGCAGGATAGCCCTCTAGACCTCACTGTGAATCGAACTCAAGAACAGAATACTCAGCAAG GGGATGGAGTGCTAGATCTCTCTACAAAGAAAAGCGCAAGGTTGGAAGAGCCAAAATACGATCCCTTGTGTTCTGAAAACTCGGTGTCTGG ttcaagCTCAACAGCTGATGCAAATTCAGAGGAAACTACTagtttggaaaaagaaaaatcagcattaaACAAAGTTTTGGAGTCTTTTTGTTCATATCACTGGCAACAGACTTTGGCCATGTTAAAATTTTTAATGCAAGATGAAAATATTCCTCTAGTTTGCAGTTGCAAACAGACACATTCAGTCCACTCTGAATCTCCCAGTTTCCTTACTGAAGAAGATGttcatgtttcattttgcaaTTGCAAAGGACATATGATAACAAAAAGGTGCTGTTTACAAAATCAAATCCCAAACACTTATTTACCACCTCTGCCTATTTGTATTAAAGATTTCCATTCTTTGTCATGCCAAGCTGTAGCAATTGGATGTTTTAAGACCATGGTGAACAAAGCATGTAGTTCTCATAAGTATTGTGCTGAACAATTGCAAAATTCTACCAAGCATTCTGTGAAAGCAGTAGCATGTGCATCTTCATTTAAGGACTGTGATCTGttaaacagcattaaaaattcaaatagaTCTCGCAGCCCGTCACCGCCACCACTGTCACCTGTGCAGGATAAAGAATTTGAGACAGTGGAAGGATCAATCATGGATTTTCCAGTTTTAGACAATAACAAGCCTGAAATATCGATCAACCAGCCTCCATACCTCTTGCCAGCTGAAGGAAGCAGTGGAGAATTTGAATATGAAAACCAAACTTGTGGAGGAAAAGTAACTGAATATTCAGTTGGAACATCGCAAACAACAGATGAAGACAACAATTATACAAATTCTGAGAAGGCTGAGAAAGGTGAACATGCCATTTTCCAAGACTTAATGGATCGTATTAATGAAAAGTTAAAGTCAATAGACACCACAGATATAGCAGCAATTCCTGTAAAATATTCTAGCAGTGACAGGGCACCAGAAAACGATGTAAAATTTGGAGACTTTATAGCCTCTCTTTTGCATAACGCAAAGGCAAGCGATTATAGTTTTATGGAATTACTTCACCAACACGataagcaaatggaaaataaaataatccaaaCAAGATTTCGGAAGCGTCAGGAAACTTTATTTGCAATGTATAATTCTCCTGATTCACCATATATTCGACGACAGTCTTTGCAAATTAAGAGGCAGCTTGCAAGCCTTGATGAAACTCTTGTAAAAAGAAAGtcaatttctgaaagaaatgcaaagaaatctgCAAAGAATTTTGATAAGTTATACCCAAACAAAAGGCACAGGTTAACCGTGATAGAAGATAAAGCTTTGCAATGTCTTGAAAGTAATCCGTATATGAATTGCCATACCAAACAAGTATGTTTTCCAGTACGCCAAACAGAGTCTTTCAAACTACCTCTTGCTAATTTTCAAACCAGCTCTGACTTTCTAGTTCTTTCAGAAGATAGTGCTTTTGCAGCCAACCAGGCTAAATGTGCAAAAACTCAAGGAGATTTTGCAACTCTAAAAGAGACTGATCAGATTCCTCTGCATGGGGAAAGTAACAGAACCCCGGGCAGAACTAAACGCAACGTTGTGCCTCCTGGATGGTACTCTGTGTATGTAACAAACAATATTGTATTCAGAAAATCATCTGATGCAAAAAAGTCTTTGGAATGTTtggaaaaaatgcagatgaaTGAAGATGTCCATGCTGAAAGATGCTGCAACATAAATATAAGCAAAATTGTGAGAGACACAAATCTGCAAGTTGTTGTGGAGCGTTTAGAAGATACAATTAACTTAGCTAAAAAGGCTAACAGCTCATGGTTGAATAGTTACAAAATAAGCCAAAAAGTAAAAGATAATGATTATGAACAGGTTATGAGCCCACTTGCTAGAAGAGACTTCCCTTTCAGTGTGGGTGAAATGGGATGCACAGGACAAAGCTTTCTTTCACATTCACATTTGTcaaacagcaataaaagcaaaactgtgtgtgtgacaacaagcaagcaagaaatGGTTATAGATCAAGAAATTAATGGCAGCCTTTTGAAGTCTCTGAGCATTGATTCATCTAGTTCTGCGTCCAGCAGTGAGGCCTTGCATACAACTTCTGAAGCTAGGGAAATACCATCTTCCTTAAGCTACTCAAGTCCTGTTAAGCTTATGTTTGTCTCAGAGGTTAATAGCAGTGAAGGCGTCAAATATACTTTGACATCTGCAACTACATCTTGTAAAGGAAGTGCAGatatttgttcatttcagggGTACACAAGCACTGTGTTAGAGAAACAGACCACAGAGAATCTTTCTCATGCAATTCGTGTCAATGATTTTGAAAACAGTGCCAAGGAGGAATCAAGCTGTGCTTGTGCAGAAGCAATTACAGATGCCTGTGCAGTTGGTCAAACTAACTTAAATgactcaaaacaaaatgaagttgCAGAGAAATTAAGCAATAGTGGtgaatctgttttaaaaagaaagcctgGTAGACCAAAGAAAATAGGTCCTCAAGTTGTTAAGCAGGTTAAGAGACCTATTGGGCGGCCTCCAAAACCAAAAGTAGATATAACTGAAAGGAGAGAATGTAGAGCTGAACTCAACAGCGATGGTAAAAGTACCAAATCTGATGCGTCAGTAATAGAAGAAgttaacagcaacaaaaatattacTGTGACAGTTGTCTTTGGCAGGTCAAGAAGAACTAAAAGACATGTTTCTGAGAGTAATCTAAATGTAATCAGCACTCAGCCCAGAGAACAGGTTGACTTCATTTTTGCCAATGACCACAGCAAAGTGAGGCATagcacagaaactgaaaatgctttgaCTGAAATAGTGAAAGCCTTACAGAATTCTTCTACTGAAAACGTGGTCTCTGGTTATGACTACGTTAGACCTATCAAGAGCAACTTCACATCACCACATCCTTGCAGCAACAGTATACGGCCAGTTAAGAAACCATTAACTACCATTCGAAAACCTGGCCGGCCAGCAAAAGTAAAGATCTCTGGCATATCTGTGACTGTTAATAGAGTTTCAcctcaggaaagaaaagtgagCATTAGCAACTGTTTGCCTCCTTTACAACAGCAGAACttgttagaaaaaaacatatcGCAGGAGAGAAACAATCAGCTGTGCAGTAATATGAGTCAAGTAAAGAGCGTGCAGAAAGATTCTAGAGAAGATGGATCGAACAGTGTTACTACAACGGTGCCAAGAAAACGTGAGATTCCATTGAGACACTCTGTTAGAGACAGAAAGCCCTCATTGCATTTCTTACATTCATTAGCATCCTCTAGTGCATTTACTTGTAGAAGTGCCTTGCTGCATAAATCTTACAAACTCCATTTGAGAAAAGCTAAAGATCAAAAGGAAAAACGTAGGCAATCAAGTCAGAGCGTGACATCTACGGATAcctcagaaatgagaaattcaggaaattcagaaaagaattctGAGGACGGTGATTTTGGGCCCATTAATGATGTGTCATCGGATCCCATTTTTTCATCAAAGCCTTCTCTCAGGTGGTGGGCTACTTCCGCTTCAAGTGACACTTTAATGGAAGAACTAAATAATAGATTTGAACAGATAACTAATACCTGGTTGCGAGTGGGGGGAAATGAGTTTGATAAATGTGTATGTGAAAACAGGGATCCCACTGAACAAGACTGTAACAGTGAAATGTCAAACCCTTTAGACTCCTGCCTTGTAGAAATCGAAACATCAcctataaaaatgctttttcagaaaAAGTGTAACATGAATGAGCTCTGCACCTGGTTTATGCAAACTACAGAAACACAGTCTCTCTCACTAGTGAGAAAGGCAAATGCTCGCAATCCTTTAGAAGTAGTTAGTACTAGGGACATAAAGATGGAAACTAAGCAATCTGATCTTAGTACTTGCCTTTTCagaaagcactttaaaaagtTTGCACTATCCTCTCCTTCAAAACCAGCAGGGAAGCTACAAATATTACATAATATGGTGAGGTCTCCAGTTTTAAGcgtgaaaaataatttcacgTTAGccagattaaaaagaaatgaatttaaaaagttACAGCATGATAGGTGGGgacaaaccaaaaaaaagctGTATTGCCAGGCTCCTGGAGGCTGgaaatcaaaaaagaaaaatttacagCTTTTTTGCCAAAGCCAGTTGTTTAAAAGTACAAGTGGGGAAAGCGGTGATGGAATGCCTGtgctccaggaaaaaaatacagtagaaatCCAGCCCACTCAAGCTTTGGTAGAATCTCAGAGTAGCCTCTTGCCAACTGAGAATGAAGCCAGAGATGCATTTGTTCAACAGATGATGGGACCTTCTGACTTTAACCCACATCCCGGTTTAGCAAACATACTTAAGTCACACGCAGAGACAAATGGAACAATTCATTGCCAACAGAATGTTAGAAAAGGACAAAGCCAAGATAAACTGTTTCCAAATACATGGAAAGCCAAAACCTTTAAAGATTGTagaatatttctgagaaaaatcaaCCATATTGAGCAACGCAATTCATTTAAGTTAAATAATGTCATTTATTCTCCTGAAGCTGTTGAAAGTAAAAGCCATCAGGcctatttggaagaaaaaagacatccTCTTTTGAGGTCCCACTCTACTAAGcaaaatgcattaaagaaacaagagaacGAAATGGAAGCACCTAAAGGATCTAATTCTTCTAAAGTGACTGAAAGACTGGATGACCAGTTTCACAGCAGAGAATTAAGTAATGGTGTAAACCATGATGATAATCCTGCTGGTAGTTCTGAAGTTCTTAtcagaataaacaaaagaaaaagtccaCAATGGGAGACCACTGATACAAATGTAAGAAAAAGGCATAAGAGACAATCATACAGTAGTGGACAAATGGCAGCTTATTACCCAAAGTGCCAAGTAG